The following proteins are encoded in a genomic region of Coffea eugenioides isolate CCC68of chromosome 6, Ceug_1.0, whole genome shotgun sequence:
- the LOC113775840 gene encoding U4/U6.U5 small nuclear ribonucleoprotein 27 kDa protein — translation MSDRGRDHRGRDRDRDRERDRDFRDRDRDRERKREREDRDRDRERSKRERSRSSERTPDRIRSRHTRSRTRSPAAERQRSRSYSPDRHHHRSRRHHRSPTPESPPRKRRRDDGEKERESEKDRQRGSSVEKKKDKKESGGAGGDGKGGIDGGIENDDGEMMDVDEIEMMKKLGIPVGFDSTKGKPVAGNDVGSVRKVTKRQPRQYMNRRGGFNRPLPAEVNR, via the coding sequence ATGAGCGACCGCGGTCGTGACCACCGTGGCcgggaccgggaccgagaccgAGAGCGTGACCGCGATTTCCGCGACAGAGACCGTGACCGAGAACGGAAAAGAGAGCGGGAAGATCGCGACCGGGACCGTGAACGAAGCAAACGCGAGCGTTCTCGCTCCAGCGAGCGTACACCTGACCGCATTCGATCCCGCCACACTCGTTCTCGCACGCGCTCCCCAGCTGCTGAACGCCAACGCTCGCGTTCGTATTCTCCCGATCGCCACCATCACCGCAGCCGCCGTCACCATCGCTCGCCTACTCCTGAAAGTCCTCCCCGGAAACGACGACGGGATGACGGCGAGAAGGAGAGGGAGAGCGAGAAGGACCGACAGCGTGGCTCTTCAGTTGAGAAAAAGAAGGATAAGAAGGAGAGTGGTGGTGCTGGTGGTGACGGTAAAGGTGGAATTGATGGGGGGATAGAGAATGATGATGGTGAGATGATGGATGTCGATGAAATTGAGATGATGAAGAAATTGGGGATTCCGGTAGGTTTTGATTCTACAAAAGGGAAGCCGGTGGCTGGGAACGACGTCGGGTCAGTCAGGAAGGTAACTAAACGTCAGCCACGGCAGTACATGAATCGCCGCGGTGGATTTAATCGGCCCTTGCCTGCAGAAGTCAACCGTTGA